In one window of Caballeronia sp. TF1N1 DNA:
- a CDS encoding aminopeptidase P N-terminal domain-containing protein: MNSLTELASPIAVDVYRGRRERVLAAMRAQGGGIAVVATAPEVLRNRDADYPFRHDSYFYYLTGFTEPEATLVLNASAQDGEPASILFCREKNAERETWEGFRFGPEAARDAFGFDATFAIDSLDEEMPRLIADRPALYYALGASAEVDAQVRGWLAAVRAQGRSGVRAPEEARNLLPLLDEMRLVKDAHEIAIMRRAGSISAEAHRRAMRACRPGMHEYEIEAELLYTFRRRGAQAPAYGSIVAAGANACVLHYPAGNAIARDGDLILIDAACELDGYASDITRTFPASGLFTPPQRELYDIVLAAQSAAIEATRAGVSFDAPHQAAVKVLSQGLLDTGILDKAKFGNVDDVIGERAFARFYMHRTGHWLGMDVHDAGDYRNADGPRDAQGAREWRTLAAGNALTIEPGLYVRAAEDVPERYWNIGIRIEDDAIVTPDGCELLTREVPVDADEIEALMRESNQD, translated from the coding sequence ATGAACTCACTCACCGAACTCGCCAGCCCCATCGCCGTCGACGTCTATCGCGGCCGCCGCGAACGCGTGCTCGCCGCGATGCGCGCCCAAGGCGGGGGCATCGCCGTCGTGGCTACCGCGCCGGAAGTCTTGCGTAACCGCGACGCCGACTACCCCTTTCGCCACGACAGCTATTTCTACTATCTGACAGGCTTCACCGAGCCCGAGGCAACGCTCGTGCTGAACGCGAGCGCGCAAGACGGCGAGCCTGCATCCATCCTCTTTTGCCGCGAAAAGAACGCCGAGCGCGAAACCTGGGAAGGCTTTCGGTTTGGCCCCGAAGCCGCGCGCGATGCCTTCGGTTTCGATGCCACCTTCGCCATCGATTCGCTCGACGAGGAGATGCCGCGTCTCATCGCGGACAGACCCGCGTTGTACTACGCGCTCGGGGCATCGGCGGAAGTGGACGCGCAAGTGCGCGGCTGGCTCGCCGCCGTGCGCGCGCAAGGCCGCAGCGGTGTTCGCGCGCCGGAAGAGGCACGCAATCTCCTGCCGCTGCTCGACGAGATGCGGCTCGTGAAAGACGCGCACGAAATCGCGATCATGCGACGCGCCGGGTCGATTTCAGCCGAAGCGCATCGGCGCGCCATGCGTGCGTGTCGTCCCGGCATGCACGAATACGAGATCGAAGCCGAACTGCTCTATACGTTCCGCCGACGCGGCGCGCAGGCGCCCGCTTACGGTTCCATCGTCGCGGCGGGGGCGAATGCCTGCGTGCTGCACTATCCGGCGGGCAATGCCATCGCGCGGGATGGCGACCTGATCCTCATCGACGCCGCCTGCGAACTCGACGGCTACGCCTCCGACATCACACGCACTTTCCCGGCAAGCGGTCTGTTCACGCCGCCGCAGCGCGAGCTTTACGACATCGTGCTGGCCGCGCAAAGCGCCGCCATCGAAGCGACCCGCGCCGGCGTCAGTTTCGACGCGCCGCATCAGGCCGCGGTGAAAGTGCTGTCGCAAGGTTTGCTCGATACCGGCATCCTCGATAAAGCGAAGTTCGGCAATGTCGATGACGTGATCGGCGAACGCGCCTTCGCGCGCTTCTACATGCATCGCACGGGGCACTGGCTCGGCATGGACGTGCATGACGCGGGCGACTATCGCAACGCCGACGGCCCGCGCGATGCGCAGGGCGCGCGCGAGTGGCGCACGCTCGCCGCGGGCAACGCGCTCACCATCGAACCAGGCCTTTACGTGCGCGCCGCCGAAGACGTGCCCGAGCGCTACTGGAACATCGGCATTCGTATCGAGGACGACGCCATCGTCACGCCCGATGGCTGCGAGCTACTCACCCGCGAAGTGCCCGTCGATGCCGACGAAATCGAAGCGCTGATGCGCGAATCGAACCAAGACTGA
- a CDS encoding class I SAM-dependent RNA methyltransferase, with translation MSSPLFDWFVPCPRGLEAPLAAELAEIGERHVASAPLSGGGTLAVGAQVPGGVHFRGGWVAGMAANLHSRIASRVLLKIAQGPYRNEHDIYELTHQQRWEQWFTPSQTMRVDLTAIKSPVKSLEFTTLRVKDAVCDRLRDVAGARPSIDTAQPDVRVFAFLTVNECTLYLDTSGEPLFKRGWRLDKGAAPLRENLAAGILRLTGWTPGTPLFDPMCGSGTFLAEAAQTALDIAPGSERRFGFEKLKPFHPGMWQKLKSAAGEAKRAARSARSELNIFGSDISGDMLEKARANLSRAGVSNLQLKQVDARNMMPPTEAPGILVANPPYGERIEVRGRGPRGEIRDTPRSRRDDRDDEEAFARAQPDPADTEFFISLGNALKQRFPGWRAYVLTSDRKLPGMLRLRESTKTPLFNGALECRLFRFDLIAGSVRNRASEE, from the coding sequence ATGTCCTCCCCCCTCTTCGACTGGTTTGTCCCCTGCCCGCGCGGTCTCGAAGCGCCGCTTGCCGCCGAGCTCGCCGAGATCGGGGAGCGCCATGTCGCAAGCGCGCCGTTATCCGGCGGCGGAACGCTTGCCGTCGGCGCACAGGTTCCCGGTGGCGTGCACTTCCGGGGCGGCTGGGTCGCGGGCATGGCGGCGAATCTGCATTCGCGTATTGCGAGCCGCGTGCTCTTGAAGATCGCGCAGGGCCCGTATCGCAACGAACACGATATCTACGAACTCACGCACCAGCAGCGCTGGGAGCAATGGTTCACGCCGAGCCAGACAATGCGCGTCGATCTCACCGCCATCAAGTCGCCGGTGAAGAGCCTCGAATTCACGACGCTGCGTGTAAAGGACGCCGTCTGCGACCGCCTGCGCGATGTTGCCGGCGCGCGCCCGAGCATCGACACCGCGCAGCCGGACGTGCGCGTGTTCGCGTTCCTCACGGTGAACGAATGCACGCTCTATCTCGATACCTCCGGCGAGCCGCTCTTCAAGCGCGGCTGGCGTCTGGACAAGGGCGCGGCGCCCCTGCGCGAAAATCTTGCAGCCGGCATCCTGCGTCTCACGGGATGGACGCCCGGCACGCCGCTCTTCGATCCGATGTGCGGCAGCGGCACCTTCCTCGCCGAAGCCGCGCAGACCGCGCTCGATATCGCGCCGGGTAGTGAACGGCGCTTTGGCTTCGAGAAGCTCAAGCCGTTTCATCCGGGCATGTGGCAGAAGCTCAAGTCGGCCGCTGGCGAAGCGAAGCGCGCCGCGCGCTCGGCGCGCTCGGAGTTGAACATCTTCGGCAGCGACATCTCCGGCGACATGCTGGAAAAGGCGCGCGCCAATCTGAGCCGCGCCGGTGTATCGAACCTGCAGCTCAAACAGGTCGATGCCCGCAACATGATGCCGCCCACGGAAGCGCCCGGCATTCTCGTGGCGAATCCGCCGTATGGCGAGCGGATCGAAGTGCGTGGACGCGGCCCACGCGGCGAGATTCGCGACACGCCGCGTTCGCGTCGCGACGATCGTGACGACGAAGAAGCCTTCGCGCGCGCTCAACCCGATCCCGCCGATACCGAATTCTTCATTTCCTTGGGCAACGCGCTCAAGCAACGCTTCCCGGGCTGGCGCGCTTACGTGCTGACTTCGGACCGCAAGCTGCCGGGCATGTTGCGGTTGCGCGAATCGACCAAGACGCCGCTCTTCAATGGCGCGCTCGAATGCCGTTTGTTCCGCTTCGATCTGATCGCGGGCAGCGTGCGGAATCGAGCGAGCGAAGAGTAA
- a CDS encoding NAD(P)(+) transhydrogenase (Re/Si-specific) subunit beta, translating to MSMNVVTLLYLVASVCFIQALKGLSNPKTARIGNTFGMAGMAIAIVTTLALIAKQASYLGSNLSLGLTLLFAALLIGGAAGAYIAAKVEMTKMPELVAAMHSLIGLAAVCIAYAVVSEPSAFGLAPPGYYMPYGNRVELFIGTFVGAITFSGSVIAFGKLSGKYKFRLFQGAPVTYSGQHLINLLLAVAMIGFGVIFMLTQSWLPFIVMTLIAFALGVLIIIPIGGADMPVVVSMLNSYSGWAAAGIGFSLNNPMLIIAGSLVGSSGAILSYIMCRAMNRSFFNVILGGFGGEAGGPAVGGAQEQRPVKSGSADDAAFMLGNAESVVIVPGYGLAVARAQHALKELTDKLVEKGIDVRYAIHPVAGRMPGHMNVLLAEAEVPYEMVQEMDDINSEFGQVDVVLVLGANDVVNPAAKTDPKSAIAGMPILEAYKARTIIVNKRSMAAGYAGLDNELFYMDKTMMVFGDAKKVVEDMMKAVD from the coding sequence ATGAGCATGAACGTCGTCACTCTTCTTTATCTCGTCGCTTCGGTATGCTTCATTCAGGCGCTGAAGGGCTTGTCCAATCCGAAGACCGCGCGCATCGGCAATACGTTCGGCATGGCGGGGATGGCGATTGCCATCGTCACCACGCTCGCGCTCATTGCGAAGCAGGCTTCCTATCTCGGTTCCAATCTCTCGCTCGGACTCACGCTCTTGTTCGCGGCGCTTCTGATCGGCGGCGCGGCGGGCGCCTATATCGCGGCGAAAGTCGAGATGACGAAGATGCCCGAACTCGTCGCCGCGATGCACTCGCTGATCGGGCTCGCGGCGGTCTGCATTGCGTATGCGGTGGTGTCCGAACCTTCGGCGTTCGGCCTTGCGCCGCCGGGCTATTACATGCCGTATGGCAATCGCGTCGAGTTGTTCATCGGCACGTTCGTCGGGGCGATCACGTTTTCAGGTTCGGTGATCGCGTTCGGCAAGCTGTCGGGCAAGTACAAGTTCCGGCTCTTTCAGGGCGCGCCCGTCACGTATTCGGGACAGCATCTCATCAACTTGCTCCTTGCCGTGGCGATGATCGGCTTCGGCGTGATCTTCATGCTGACGCAATCATGGTTGCCGTTCATCGTGATGACGTTGATCGCGTTCGCGCTGGGCGTGCTCATCATCATTCCGATTGGCGGCGCGGATATGCCGGTGGTCGTGTCCATGCTCAATTCGTATTCGGGCTGGGCGGCGGCGGGCATTGGTTTCTCGCTCAACAATCCGATGCTGATCATCGCGGGTTCGCTGGTGGGATCGTCGGGCGCGATTCTGTCCTACATCATGTGCCGGGCGATGAACCGCTCCTTCTTCAACGTGATTCTCGGCGGCTTCGGCGGCGAAGCGGGCGGCCCGGCGGTGGGCGGCGCGCAGGAACAGCGCCCGGTGAAATCCGGTTCCGCCGATGACGCGGCCTTCATGCTCGGCAATGCGGAAAGCGTGGTGATCGTGCCGGGTTACGGGCTTGCGGTGGCGCGCGCGCAGCATGCGCTGAAGGAATTGACGGACAAGCTCGTGGAGAAAGGCATCGACGTGCGCTATGCGATTCATCCGGTCGCCGGGCGCATGCCGGGGCACATGAACGTACTGCTCGCCGAAGCGGAAGTGCCCTACGAAATGGTGCAGGAGATGGACGACATCAACAGCGAGTTCGGGCAGGTGGATGTGGTGCTCGTGCTCGGCGCCAACGACGTGGTGAATCCTGCGGCGAAGACCGACCCGAAATCGGCGATTGCGGGCATGCCGATTCTTGAAGCGTACAAGGCGCGCACGATCATCGTGAACAAGCGGTCAATGGCGGCGGGCTACGCCGGGCTCGATAACGAACTGTTCTATATGGACAAGACGATGATGGTTTTCGGGGACGCGAAGAAGGTGGTGGAGGATATGATGAAGGCGGTGGATTGA
- a CDS encoding NAD(P) transhydrogenase subunit alpha: MDVINHTVINLIIFVLAIYVGYHVVWNVTPALHTPLMAVTNAISAIVIVGAMLAVGLTIGGAGKFFGTLAVLLAAVNVFGGFLVTRRMLEMFKRKEPRKLIKKEGA, from the coding sequence ATGGACGTCATCAATCACACGGTGATCAATCTCATCATCTTCGTGCTGGCGATTTACGTCGGCTACCACGTGGTCTGGAACGTCACGCCCGCGCTGCACACACCCTTGATGGCGGTGACGAATGCAATCTCGGCAATCGTCATCGTTGGCGCGATGCTTGCGGTCGGTCTGACAATCGGCGGCGCTGGCAAGTTCTTCGGCACGCTCGCGGTGCTGCTTGCGGCGGTGAACGTGTTCGGCGGCTTTCTCGTGACCCGGCGAATGCTTGAAATGTTCAAGCGCAAAGAGCCGAGAAAACTCATCAAGAAAGAGGGCGCGTAA
- a CDS encoding Re/Si-specific NAD(P)(+) transhydrogenase subunit alpha — protein sequence MHIGVPAETGANEARVAATPETVKKLVTQGHRVSVQSGAGLRASYVDDAFAQSGADLVDAATAFSAELVLKVQSPGIDELAWLTPSAVVIGMLDPFNTENTARLAATGVTAFALEAAPRTTRAQSLDVLSSQANIAGYKAVLVACQYYQRFMPMLMTAAGTVKAARVLVLGAGVAGLQAIATAKRLGAVVEASDVRPAVKEQIESLGAKFVDVPFETDEERAAAEGVGGYARPMPPSWLARQSAQVHERAKAADIVISTALIPGRPAPTLLSVETVKHMKPGSVIVDLAAGRGPEFDGRKGGNCPLTEVDQVVMKHDVHIVGFTNLASMVATDASALYARNLLDFLKLIITKEGTLNIDLADDIVAATLQCRDGQVTRPAA from the coding sequence ATGCACATCGGAGTGCCTGCTGAAACGGGGGCGAACGAGGCGCGTGTCGCCGCCACGCCCGAAACGGTCAAGAAACTCGTCACTCAGGGGCATCGTGTTTCGGTGCAAAGCGGCGCGGGCTTGCGAGCGAGTTATGTCGACGACGCCTTCGCGCAATCGGGCGCCGATCTCGTCGATGCCGCCACCGCTTTTTCCGCCGAACTCGTTCTGAAAGTTCAGTCTCCGGGCATCGACGAACTCGCGTGGCTCACGCCGAGCGCCGTGGTCATCGGCATGCTCGATCCATTCAATACCGAAAACACCGCGCGGCTCGCCGCCACCGGCGTGACCGCGTTCGCGCTCGAAGCCGCGCCGCGCACGACGCGCGCGCAGAGTCTCGACGTGCTGTCGTCGCAGGCGAACATCGCGGGATACAAGGCGGTGCTCGTCGCCTGCCAGTATTACCAGCGCTTCATGCCGATGCTGATGACCGCCGCCGGCACCGTGAAAGCCGCGCGCGTGCTCGTGCTGGGCGCGGGCGTCGCGGGACTGCAGGCGATTGCGACTGCCAAGCGCTTGGGCGCCGTGGTCGAAGCGTCGGATGTGCGGCCAGCCGTGAAAGAGCAGATCGAATCCCTGGGCGCGAAGTTCGTCGATGTCCCCTTCGAAACCGACGAGGAACGCGCGGCGGCGGAAGGCGTGGGCGGCTACGCGCGGCCCATGCCGCCGAGCTGGCTCGCGCGTCAGTCGGCGCAGGTGCATGAACGCGCAAAGGCGGCGGATATCGTCATCTCGACCGCGCTGATTCCCGGCCGTCCCGCGCCCACCTTGCTGTCCGTGGAAACGGTCAAGCATATGAAACCGGGCTCGGTGATCGTCGATCTCGCGGCGGGACGCGGACCCGAATTCGACGGCCGTAAAGGCGGCAACTGTCCGCTCACCGAAGTCGATCAGGTGGTGATGAAGCATGACGTGCATATCGTAGGCTTCACGAATCTGGCGTCGATGGTCGCCACCGACGCCTCCGCGCTCTACGCGCGCAACCTGCTCGACTTCCTGAAGCTGATCATCACGAAGGAAGGCACGCTCAACATCGACCTTGCGGACGATATCGTCGCGGCCACGCTTCAGTGCCGCGACGGGCAAGTCACGCGCCCGGCGGCTTAA
- a CDS encoding NUDIX hydrolase: MKSDTWAPHVTVASVIEADGRFLVVEEHTSSGLKINQPAGHLEAGESLVQAAIRETLEETAHRFEPEALVGAYMTHFTRASGDVTYLSFTFCGKSLGETARRALDEGIVRAMWLTANELRAISERHRTPLVMQRVDDYLSGRRVPLDFIHTHSVAPVAPLKQT; encoded by the coding sequence ATGAAATCAGATACTTGGGCTCCTCACGTCACGGTGGCTTCGGTCATCGAAGCCGATGGACGCTTCCTCGTCGTCGAGGAGCACACATCCAGCGGCCTGAAAATCAACCAGCCTGCCGGTCATCTGGAAGCAGGCGAATCGCTGGTTCAGGCAGCTATCCGCGAGACGCTGGAGGAAACGGCGCATCGCTTCGAACCCGAGGCCCTCGTCGGCGCCTACATGACGCACTTCACGCGGGCGAGCGGCGATGTCACGTATCTGAGCTTTACGTTTTGCGGCAAGTCGCTCGGCGAGACGGCGAGGCGGGCGTTGGACGAAGGCATTGTCCGCGCGATGTGGTTGACCGCCAACGAGCTCCGCGCGATCAGCGAGCGGCATCGGACGCCGCTCGTCATGCAGCGGGTTGACGATTATTTATCCGGGCGGCGCGTGCCGCTCGATTTCATTCATACGCATTCGGTCGCGCCGGTCGCGCCTCTTAAGCAGACTTGA